The DNA window AAAATATTAGCTAAAAGTGTTACTGGAAGAAATATTAGCTAAAAGtgctacttttttttaaaaaaatgaaaaaaaaaattaaacaggcCACCCGTTTAGCCCGCGGGCTAGCCCGTTTAACCTGTCATTTTTTTGGGTTAATCAGACTCAGCCCGTTTAGCCCGAAATTTAAACGGGCTTAATTTTAGAGGCAAAGCCCGCCCATTTAAACGAGTAAACGGGCTAACCCGATGGGTTAAGCCCATTTGATGGTCGGACCATGGTCCcccaaactttttataaaaaaattagtaatacttCATCAAAAATAAAGAATGGTTCAATTGGTTTAAATGCTTTACTATAACTTAAAGTATCCAAGTTCAATTTCCATCTcatgtatttattatataataatttttagtaagtGGGCCTTTGCTTTGCTTTGCTTCTCTATTCAATAAGCAACACTCTCTTTACCtttgagttcaaatataaaaaattaggtattttttatttatttaatttaatattattttatattttactatttatttaatttaattttttatatgataaaaaatattataatatttaataagtattgatattattgtattttgataaattgataaaaaaattcaataaatattataaattttaatatttatcctTCTAAagtttttttacatattttacagaatatatattcaaatttttatataaaataatgatgaaaaatcaaagaattgatgcattttttaagaGGAAGGCTAATATTCAAGAAGGGAAGCATATAACTTCTACAATATCAACACCTGTAGATAGTTCTTCTACTATAATGAATCACGAAGAAAGTGAGATACaaccttcaaaagttcaaagagttgcatctgatgagtttgaccttaattCTTTGAAACGAGACCCTGGAAAACGGCTTCAAATTTGACAATATCACCCAAACCAGAGAGATGAGGTTAGACGAGCTTATCTTAAATGGGGTCCATATCAAAAGCATCTTGACAATTATCCTCTATCTGGTACGAAGTATCCAAGACGATTTCAATATGCTTGGTTTGGTATTTTTCCTTCATGGTTAGAGTATTCACCTTCTGAAGATGCTGcatattgtttattttgttatttggttAGCAAAAAACTCAGTGGACGCAATGGgtcagatatttttattagtaaagGGTTTAGAAATTGGAAAAAAGTTAATGATGGAAAGAATTGTGCTTTTCTTAAACATATTGGAGATCCTTGCTCACCACACAATAATGCAGTTGGAGCATGTCTAGATTTATTGAATCAGGCAAGTCACATCCAAAATGTAATTGAGGATCATACTTCTGAAGAAATTCAAAAGAATCGATTGCGTCTAAAATCCTCCATTGATGCAACTCGTTGGCTTACATTTCAAGCTTGTGCTTTCAGAGATCATGATGAGACTCCAGAATAAAAAAATCGAGGTAATTTTCTTGAAATGATAAAACTCATAGCATCTTACAATGATGAAGTTGCAAGAACTGTGTTAAAAAATGCTCCATATAATGCTAAATATACTtcacatcaaattcaaaaagagATCTTGCATATACTCTCAAACAAGGTGAGAAAGCATATTTGTGAAGAAATTGGAGATTCCAAGTTTTGCATTGTAGTAGATGAAGCTCGTGATGAATCCAAAAGAGAACAAATGGCACTTATTTTAAGATTTGTTGATATACATGGTTTTATTCAAGAGCGTTTTTTTGATCTTATACATGTCAAAGATActacatcattaactctaaaaCAAGAATTATGCGGCATTCTTTCTCGATATGGTCTTGATGTCTCTAATATTCGTGGTCAAGGATATGATGGCGCCAGCAACATGAGAGGAGAATGGAATGGGTTACAAGCATTATTCTTAAAAGATTGTCCTTATGCTTACTATATCCACTATTTTGCTCACCGATTACAACTTGCATTAATTGCTGCATCAAGAGAAGCTATTCTTGTGCAtcagttttttttaaaattgactttcATCGTCAACATCATTTGTTCTTCTAGTAAGCGACATGATGAGTTACATGCTGCCAAGACAGATGAAATTGTCCATTTATTAGAGATTGATGAACTTGAAACTGGTAAAGGGGCAAATCAAATTGGTACTTTAAAACGAGTAGGTGATATTCGATGGAGTTCTCATTTCTCTTCTGTTTGCAGTTTGATAAATATGTATGGTGCAACGTTGACTATTTTACAAAAGATTATTGTTGATGGATCAACTTATTCTCAGCGTGGTGATGCAGATAGTGTTTACAATACTCTGACCTCATTTGAATTTGTATTGATCTTGCATTTGATGAAAGATATGATGGGAATAACTGATATTCTTTGTCAAGCTTTACAAAAGCAGTCTCAAGACATAGTTAATGCTGTGCAACTAGTTTATTCTACAAAAACACTTATCCAAATCTTGAGAGATGACAGATGGGaggaattattaaaaaatgtgaAATCATTTTGTGAGCAACATGATATTCTAATTCCTGATTTAACTGCTTCTTATGTTGTAAGGCAAGGACGCTCGCGTCACCAAAAAGATCATATTACAGTTGAGTATTATTTTAGAGTGGAGATATTTTTAGTCACAATTGATAAGCAATTACAAGAGTTAAATAGCAGATTTAATGATCAAGCAATGGATCTACTAAGTCTGAGCTCTACTCTCATGCCTAAGGATACTTACAAAAATTTTGACATTGCTAAGATTTCTACTCTTATTGATAGCTACTATCTTGAAGACTTTACTGAACAAGAGAAGATTAATTTGCCTTTTCAGCTTCAGCATTTTATTCTTGATGTTCGTCAGCATCCAGAAATGAAAAATTTGTCAACTATTCATGAACTGTGTAGATGTTTAGCAGAAACAAAAAAGTCAAAAGAGTATTACTTGATTGATAGATTGATTCGTCTGATATTAACTCTTCCAGTTTCTACAGCTACTACAGAACGATCATTTTCagcaatgaaaataataaagacaAGGTTAAGAAACAAGATGGAGGACGACTTTCTTGCGGATAGTTTGGTTATTTACATTGAGAAAGAAATTGTTGAAAAGTTTAGTTTTGACTCAATTATTGAAGATTTTAAGTCATTAAAAACTCGAAGAGTACCAttataaactattttatattttttatttgtagaattatttatttattatcttattagtaacaaacttaaagaataattatatttataaattttattttgatataaatattattattaaattttattattaaatattattattaaattttcggCCCCCAAAATTTTGGTTCAAACTCCGCCACTGCTCTCAtgcatgttatttttttttatgaaatactTATTATTTCTCGTTTACATgagtttttttatcattttttttttgtgaaaaaatactaaaaagagtattaaaatttatttaaatatttaaaataaaataatataaaataattatttaaatttttattttttcagtaattctttatttaaaagtacgtttaaataatataatctaaacAACATTTAATTTACTATAATCTATTTTGGCATAAAAGTTGTCAAATATAAATTTCATTAACATGAGTTAAACCTTAAAATGGTCCCTGAGATTGGTGTCATGTACCAAAATTGTCTATGAGATTTTAATTGTATCAATTACGTCCCTAAGATTAACAAAAGTGCACTACGTTAGTCCCTGATCTATTTTCCGTTAACAGCGTGATGACATGGTTTGATAACGATGTGGATTGTTAGTGACATGTGTCACTCCATGATTTGGCTACATGTAATAGTATGATGATGTGTTGACTAATGATATGTGGCATGCTAACGTGGACggttgtgccacgtgtcacaataCTATTTGGCCATATGTCAGTTTTTGCCACATATCGCAACAATATTCATCAAGGTGTATTTGCTATGTCATCATTGTagatgcaccaaattagtcccttaCTTTCTGTTAGGTGACTTATTTTAGTTcctgaaattgaatgtcgtgTACCAAactaagtttttcttttttcttttttataaattcaaaattctcaacATCTCTAAAtgcattaattttaattctatttttttacatGTTTAAATAgtgcttttataaaatattttttctcttgtaGATACCCCTAACCGCTGTCTTAGAGTTGACGTGAAGGCATTTCAACCACTCTCACTATCATCTTCAACCTCTTTTGTCTAAACTAGACAAAAGAGATCGGAGATGATAGTGAAAGTACTTAAAGTGCCTTCAGTCTAATCCATTTACACATAATTAAAAACTTGTATTtcataagaattaaaaaaaaagaagtgtattttgattattgatttcttcttaaaaatatgtatttttggataaaaaaatctatctaattaattatataatttttttataataatatacgtatatattataaaatttatcaatgttaaattattatagaactaaatttataaattaaaacgaaaatctttaaaaattttataaaagtactTGATTTAAATGGTacgtaaaaaaatagaattaaaattagtgcATCCAAAGatattgagaattttaaatttttaaaaaactgagaaaaaatatgtaaatgGACTAATTTAGTGCAcgtctttaattttagagattaaaatgagtcacttaatgTAAAGTGAGAGAATAATTTGGTACATCTACAATTATAACATAACAGATGACATATAAACAAATACTATTGCAACACATGGTACAACCGTCCACATCAGCATATCACGTATCATTAGTCAACATATTATCATACCATTACACTTgatcaaatcataaaataacaTGTGTTATTAATAGTCTATAACTCTACTTTATCAAGTTATGTCATCATgtcattaataaaaaatgagttaGTGATTAATGTGGTGTATTTTTATCAATCTCAAAATATAATTAGttcaactaaaattttaaagatgattTTTGTACATGatgctaatttcaaaaattattttaaaatttaattctattaATATTACTTCattcttaattaaaattaattttatacaaatttttatttacaaattttaatctAGAACACACACGATGAAGCTAGTGATGGAGAAGGAGAATGACACGAGCCGCAGGAGGATGATTGAATACATGCTGTAGTTTAGGTGCTCCATAATTGAATACTACTCTAGTCTTTCAGTCTTTGGCAGCCAAAgctgctcaattattggctttGAACACTGTCTTGTCCTAGTACAATTACTTTACTACCCAATTAACTATATTCACACTACTACATTACAATAGGCAAttgaaacatttttttttagttttattttgatgaGTTTCAATTTCcgatccatatatatatatacatttgaaattaaattaaatcctaTACTTCTTTGTTTGGATATATtgcttatcatttttttattaaatacaatcagataaaatttaaacaaaagtTATCCACAAAAATGTGGAATAAAGATCCTTCTTTAGATTAGTGGtgtgcttttccttttctaggtCAATTTCTTCTTGGTTAATTTTTAGTGAAGTGTACAATGAATGGAGAGCACTTGTGGAAATTTACGTGCCACTTTCACTGTGACAGGCAAGAAAAGTGTTTAGTAGTTTGATGACTTTATTGGTTGAAAGTACCTACATCTTTCCTAAGAATTAATCTTGTTTCGGTTGGAACATTTGCATTATAGGAAGATTAATgagaatactttttttttttcatttaccACCTCCAACTTAAGTCCTTAATGGGAGTTTTTTGGTGTCTAATTTTTATGTCTAAATCACTCAAAAGTAGAGATAAAAAAATGGGattcattcttttatttttaaattttatatctaaaatttagACACTATAAAAAATACCAAGTCCTTAATTAAGGAAAATCACAGTTATCAATCTCTAAACTCTAATATGAAAAATGCTAtacattaaatttgaaaagtgTTATAACACCTTATTTCAATTAAAAACTGCTGAATTTATCACAgtggatatttatttatttattctaatatttatattagtgtggattgtttttttaaaataaaatatctttattcAATTTAAAGGGTTAGTTtgaattagtttttttaatatttttttaaataaagtacttttatttaatttaaaatttatttagatatatctttaaaaaagtaaattatttttttaaaagctaATAATATCNNNNNNNNNNNNNNNNNNNNNNNNNNNNNNNNNNNNNNNNNNNNNNNNNNNNNNNNNNNNNNNNNNNNNNNNNNNNNNNNNNNNNNNNttttttaaaaaaataaaaataaatacttttttaaaagcaGCCCCAAACCAAACCCAAAATATGGATTGCAGAGCAGCATTGCCAGCACATGTGATTTTAGTAAAGAAAAAGTTACTTGAATTTGCCAAGTGTCTGTAGCAAAGCAAATAGTAGATAATGGAATGCATGTCTTTTATCATGAATCACCAAGTCAAGTTTGAAAAGTAACTTGTAAAATACAAcatttgaaagaaaaatcaaatgtGTAAAAATTCAACGATAGATAATAATTTTCAGAGTCAGTATATAAGGATACAGATACCGCCTTCTTGCTTAGCTGAGTTTTGGTCTTCTCTGATAACAAGTTTCTACTTTTTGAACACTTCATATTCACAACTATAAGGTAACCAAAATTTTTCACATATcatttttttctgtttaataTTTGTTCTGACTTCTGATCCTTTTTGTGattctattattattgttattattattattatctgaaCTTTGAGATTAACCttgttcaattttaattttgtcttcaACCTTATTCAAACTTCTTTAGTTAGATGTTCAAATAAGCATGTATGTAGTACCACATAGTACTTGTAACTCTGAGGATCTGATGCATGAACCTGCCAATATTTGTTTTGATGATTAGTCAAGCTACCACATCAAGTTAGTTACTCAACTGTAATTCAACTCTCTACTAATGCCTCTTCTAGAAATTAGTTGGAGTGTGTTTTTGCTGCACAGCTGTAGAGTAAACACTAAACACTCAAATTGGTTCCACCTAATTTCAGATAGGACATTTTGGTAATTGGTCTCTCCATCGCTTTCAATCGAATTTTTACCATGCATCTTGAATAAAAAAGTCcctaaaaagattttattacaAGACAAATTAGTAACGACGGAGGGGTCAATCGGGAGTAATTACTCTGTTATGTTCTATTATTCCTTCTTTGATTTGCTGAATTGCTTATTAGAGTCTTGAATTGATGCAAAAAACATGCATGACAGGTTGAAGTGACCAAAGAAAAATGGTGAAGCTATGTGGAATAGGGGCAGGGTATGTAGGGGGTCCTACAATGGCAGTTATTGCTCTAAAATGCCCCTCCATTGAAGTGGCTGTGGTTGACATATCTCAATCTCGCATATCAGCATGGAACAGTGACAAACTCCCAATCTATGAGCCTGGCCTAGAAAATGTGGTGAAACAATGCAGAGGGAAAAATCTCATCTTCAGCACAGATGTGGAGAGGCATGTCCAAGAAGCTGACATCATCTTTGTGTCGGTGAACACGCCGACAAAGGCGAGAGGCCTTGGAGCCGGCAAGGCGGCTGACTTGACTTATTGGGAGAGCGCAGCCCGGATGATCGCTGATGTGTGCACCTCAGACAAGATTGTTGTTGAAAAATCTACTGTCCCGGTGCGCACGGCCGAGGCAATAGAACAAATCTTAGCACATAAGAGCAAGGGAATCAAGTATCAGATTCTGTCGAATCCAGAGTTTCTTTCAGAGGGGACAGCTGTACAGGACCTTCTAGAACCTGACAGGGTCCTAATTGGAGGGAATGAAGGCCCTGAAGGCCAAGAAGCAATCAAGAAACTGAAGGATATATATGCTCATTGGGTGAGTGAAGATAAAATCATAACAACAAACATTTGGTCTGCAGAACTTTCCAAGTTAGCTGATAATGCATTCTTGGCTCAAAGGATCTCATCAATCAATGCAATGTCAGCACTGTGTGAGGCCACTGGTGCTCAAGTCTCTCAGGTTTCCCTTGCACTAAGCAAGAACCCGAAAATCGGGCCGAGATTCCTGAATGCCAGTGTT is part of the Arachis duranensis cultivar V14167 chromosome 1, aradu.V14167.gnm2.J7QH, whole genome shotgun sequence genome and encodes:
- the LOC107468481 gene encoding UDP-glucose 6-dehydrogenase 3 — its product is MVKLCGIGAGYVGGPTMAVIALKCPSIEVAVVDISQSRISAWNSDKLPIYEPGLENVVKQCRGKNLIFSTDVERHVQEADIIFVSVNTPTKARGLGAGKAADLTYWESAARMIADVCTSDKIVVEKSTVPVRTAEAIEQILAHKSKGIKYQILSNPEFLSEGTAVQDLLEPDRVLIGGNEGPEGQEAIKKLKDIYAHWVSEDKIITTNIWSAELSKLADNAFLAQRISSINAMSALCEATGAQVSQVSLALSKNPKIGPRFLNASVGFGGSCFQKDILNLVYICECNGLVEVANYWKQVIKVNDYQKSRFVQRVVSSMFNTVSGKKIAVLGFAFKKDTSDTRKTPAIDVCKGLLGDDACLSIYDPRVSADQIKKDLSMNNVQWDHPIHLQPLSSSSSNGLEHVDIAEDAYEATKDAHGICILTEWDEFKGIDFQRVFDDMQKPAFVFDGRNILDVGKLREIGFIVYSIGSPVEQWLNNSVNSAVPF